Proteins from one Phytoactinopolyspora mesophila genomic window:
- a CDS encoding ABC transporter permease subunit produces MIASLRSELVKLRQPAYWIGLAGMAAFMVIAMVISVSGAGDEASDRGPAGVVLSADQLAEADGLARSLGNSITFIGVVALTLVAVNIGTEYGQGTIRNMLVRQPHRARLFLGKLAAILGFLAAAVVAASAVGIAVAPVLVPDDVGAVDWWSASGLLATAGGVGNIIVATWGWACLGVLLAVVLRSAPATIGVGVAYALPFEILLTVAAEDVTRWLPGQLFQALAQGGTEAVSRAAALLGAVGWVAATVVVALIIFQRRDVPD; encoded by the coding sequence ATGATCGCGTCGTTGCGCAGCGAGCTGGTCAAGCTCCGGCAGCCGGCCTACTGGATCGGCCTGGCCGGAATGGCCGCCTTCATGGTCATCGCCATGGTGATCTCCGTCAGCGGCGCGGGCGACGAGGCGAGTGACCGTGGCCCGGCGGGCGTGGTGCTGTCAGCTGACCAACTGGCCGAAGCCGACGGGCTGGCCCGCAGTCTCGGCAACTCGATCACGTTCATCGGGGTGGTGGCCCTGACGCTCGTCGCGGTCAACATCGGTACCGAGTACGGCCAAGGCACCATCCGGAACATGCTGGTGCGCCAACCACATCGGGCCCGGCTCTTTCTCGGCAAGCTGGCCGCGATCCTGGGTTTCCTGGCTGCGGCCGTGGTCGCAGCGTCGGCTGTGGGTATCGCAGTCGCGCCCGTGCTGGTCCCCGATGATGTCGGCGCCGTCGACTGGTGGTCTGCCAGCGGCCTGCTGGCCACGGCGGGTGGAGTCGGCAACATCATCGTGGCGACCTGGGGATGGGCGTGCCTCGGCGTCCTGCTCGCGGTGGTGTTGCGTTCGGCTCCGGCGACGATCGGAGTGGGCGTCGCGTACGCGCTGCCGTTCGAGATCCTGCTGACGGTCGCCGCCGAGGACGTCACCCGCTGGCTGCCGGGTCAGCTGTTCCAGGCGCTGGCGCAGGGCGGCACGGAGGCGGTGAGCCGGGCGGCCGCGCTGCTCGGCGCCGTCGGGTGGGTGGCGGCCACTGTCGTCGTCGCTCTGATCATCTTCCAGCGCCGCGACGTCCCGGACTGA